In one window of Microbacterium dextranolyticum DNA:
- a CDS encoding GTP-binding protein — translation MEPVPLIVTGLCTPERKRYSAGLAAATRRGLIEIPGGHAAVGGSTPTRITPAAGDLGHVVVDVDVDVDVRHLDVVMGSPAPPIVCVIDARHLIDDLRDGSPLDPRAPAGDDRGDVGARARRAATLLEAAESVSIVQWESVDTPRLSLLMALASHLAPRARVRLSRGPADDVRALFAARTLPSTPDEVLERAGWVHALNDSHDPHMTDPRVTTFRYERLHPFHPARLASALDRIDAGRSGLLVRSAGFCRIASRPGILARWDQVGSAIWIDPLDAGPSADGTAQDIALTGLDLIVGDLVATLDSALVTDAELEEGPECWRRMPDPLPVWPPLPHERSPRER, via the coding sequence CGCCCGAGCGGAAGCGCTATTCGGCAGGGTTGGCCGCCGCGACGCGACGCGGCCTGATCGAGATCCCCGGCGGCCACGCCGCCGTCGGCGGGTCCACCCCGACGCGTATCACGCCCGCCGCCGGCGATCTCGGCCACGTGGTCGTCGACGTGGATGTCGACGTCGACGTCCGCCACCTCGACGTGGTGATGGGTTCGCCGGCACCGCCGATCGTCTGCGTCATCGATGCCCGCCACCTGATCGACGATCTGCGGGACGGATCGCCGCTCGACCCGCGGGCGCCCGCGGGCGACGACCGTGGCGATGTCGGGGCACGGGCCCGTCGCGCCGCCACTCTGCTCGAAGCGGCCGAGTCCGTCAGCATCGTGCAGTGGGAGTCGGTGGACACACCGCGACTCTCGCTGCTGATGGCGCTCGCCTCCCATCTGGCGCCCCGCGCGCGCGTCCGCCTGTCCCGCGGTCCTGCAGACGACGTGCGGGCGCTCTTCGCCGCGCGGACGCTGCCGTCCACCCCCGACGAGGTGCTCGAGCGGGCCGGCTGGGTGCACGCCCTCAACGACTCGCACGACCCGCACATGACCGACCCGCGGGTCACCACGTTCCGGTACGAGAGACTGCATCCTTTCCATCCCGCACGCCTCGCCTCGGCGCTCGACCGGATCGACGCCGGACGCTCGGGGCTGCTCGTGCGCTCGGCAGGGTTCTGCCGCATCGCGTCGCGCCCCGGCATCCTCGCCCGATGGGACCAGGTCGGATCCGCGATCTGGATCGACCCGCTCGATGCGGGGCCGTCCGCGGACGGCACCGCGCAGGACATCGCACTGACCGGACTGGATCTCATCGTCGGCGATCTCGTCGCCACGCTCGACTCGGCGCTCGTCACCGACGCTGAGCTCGAGGAGGGCCCGGAGTGCTGGCGGAGGATGCCCGATCCACTG